One Candidatus Sulfurimonas baltica DNA segment encodes these proteins:
- a CDS encoding antirestriction protein ArdA produces the protein MITIYIREHGTHNRGWSFDFNADLNNYTSSESLLEDLYEYTREKIEANGLTYEDEMEEWLITDWEIDNSDFNMQFDEYFNLDKLIEINAKMNELNETEIKLVSALMNNGSTFQEAIESYEDTYYFEGTLEDWAYEMVEEGLFGNINEKLMFYIDYQKLARDLSYEGYVEDNNISFCMN, from the coding sequence ATGATTACTATTTATATTAGAGAACACGGAACACATAACAGAGGTTGGAGTTTTGATTTCAATGCAGATTTAAATAACTATACAAGTTCTGAAAGTTTATTGGAAGATTTATACGAATATACAAGAGAGAAAATTGAAGCAAATGGTTTAACATATGAAGACGAAATGGAAGAGTGGCTGATTACTGATTGGGAAATTGACAACAGTGATTTTAATATGCAGTTTGACGAATATTTTAATCTTGATAAGTTGATAGAAATAAATGCAAAAATGAATGAATTAAACGAAACAGAAATTAAATTAGTGAGTGCTTTAATGAATAACGGAAGCACATTTCAAGAAGCTATTGAGAGTTATGAAGACACTTACTATTTTGAGGGAACACTTGAAGATTGGGCTTATGAAATGGTTGAAGAAGGTTTGTTCGGTAATATAAACGAAAAATTAATGTTTTATATTGACTATCAAAAACTTGCGAGAGATTTAAGCTATGAGGGCTATGTGGAAGATAATAATATATCTTTTTGTATGAATTAA
- a CDS encoding ATP-dependent helicase: MIYKTTIEDIEFNRIALLEIQLFKEGKSFQEINRVIKAQKAVEIISDKEYIISDKFNEKQLEAIQYNKKNNLIVSAGPGSGKTSVFVERIKYITKKLNVKSRNILGLTFTEKASNEFKERSDLELEYLGTFHSVFFKLLQEYGNYFNFKIMNEEKNEYYLKNNMNLPEFEKKEFTTKIGTAIKLDKFINEHLELVLECNTINEYYELLNDKLTVKTNYTDTNIIKIFFEKKIKNKKMSFSDIIIYTYLMIKSDAGIQERLIEHFNYVLVDEYQDTNNIVLEILNLISHNNLFLVGDIYQSIYSFQGSSFEKSLTLLEDFDVIQLDINYRSSKNIVDFSNKFIDTNMKEKSNKINAVKESGLVANKNISVIENISDFTIPELIYRSGRELNEICVLARNNNHIKEIKEQFNKWKVPYKYKNEREFEYFLDAILLMFAAGYELNDIYFNRFRLTGDYTAHNILDILRVIEMIMNKMNIVAYFSNRGLEEDMQEKFKKWSDKQLQVFSSDNNLNIYLETLENKLDYFLDNELYIEKNGVNIMTIHKSKGLEWNTVILYNQEDGIFPINREVEEEKRLYYVAITRAKENLIITSKHKINSFTSALINAGYIDKIFITKQKKYELDFASSHSDIIKFTNRNDLKIDFIHLDFAEYEKNYKSTRRADIIEDTIRSYNEHKQRNIVDNINAITIEDLEIMLLDLDSFKQEHGIDNLDLKYAVENIDTARSLFFEKGKINSDYINNDFTDIVHKIINYRNWVSEENINDIWFEEKQIKMFKSIVKFVVSKKYTDLTKDRAKKYIQKRSENIYNKAKNSKLNSYQDFVNDMLNQYYTKSNEQKSFFTHNVLGMHNINTNLPMIDLTNNRYDKLKGSVLEDFSIDANGYSYNREILKGSFLNQNKTIQAQKRWAKLKYLEFAYSDKRAFFLTFTNKSIWHKWKTKYKSLKEDRKYGDSSILKDNENFVMQGNNLQEHFINSAKEINKIWTYFYQILKADIQNYKKKNKLEEEFEVGFFRQLEAHKNLTSHGHILLFVDEAVKGVVKNSMYKTIQEFGLNGKFQDLQEIKNQSDVEPLSEEETTKLIEELMILNGKLETQTNKKNLKGIKTKIKNINKRLNNNFSMPSSYIGKYMLKNAFKNEEDDLLNSKTLEFFNAWESMIGNKVKITGMSNYKHTTQKHIDIMYGWFQENAPEAIRAVKRTGKPLYYWLEKQEINGNFTFGYERQIKENFKNSDFIKDVELIFSMLKTNELTIKELQSRLEESNFNIKDIENDILQMKFREIIKDRTENENFLWELATNFVLGNQEKSKYINIHTNKKLINAIVADKLICKYEKTAYVKGIEAYREKMNNPHISFAPREWSFKWTSFNGKWNLKSEVYFNTPNRKSLIYVEDMYIKGWITANEIVSNSEFDTYSFLKNRMDKIKHYDNYAPNVDEAMNNSFKEEIDIFELMRENRLIA, encoded by the coding sequence ATGATTTATAAAACTACAATTGAAGATATTGAATTTAATAGAATTGCTCTATTGGAGATACAATTATTTAAAGAGGGTAAATCATTCCAAGAGATTAACAGAGTTATAAAAGCCCAAAAAGCAGTTGAAATTATTAGTGATAAAGAATATATTATTAGTGATAAATTCAATGAGAAACAACTTGAAGCCATTCAATACAATAAGAAAAATAATTTAATTGTAAGTGCTGGTCCAGGTTCAGGAAAAACTTCCGTATTCGTTGAGAGAATTAAATATATAACTAAGAAACTCAATGTAAAGAGTAGAAATATATTAGGTTTAACATTTACAGAAAAAGCAAGTAATGAATTTAAAGAAAGAAGTGATTTAGAATTAGAATATTTGGGAACTTTTCATAGTGTGTTTTTTAAGTTGCTTCAAGAATACGGCAATTATTTTAACTTTAAAATAATGAATGAAGAGAAGAATGAATATTATCTAAAAAATAATATGAATTTACCCGAATTTGAGAAAAAAGAATTTACTACAAAAATTGGAACTGCAATTAAGTTAGATAAATTCATTAACGAGCATTTAGAGCTTGTATTAGAGTGTAATACGATTAATGAATACTACGAGCTGTTAAATGATAAATTGACTGTTAAGACGAATTATACAGACACTAATATAATTAAAATATTTTTTGAGAAGAAAATAAAAAATAAGAAAATGAGTTTCAGCGATATTATCATATATACCTATCTTATGATTAAAAGCGATGCAGGGATACAAGAAAGATTAATTGAGCATTTTAATTATGTTCTTGTCGATGAATATCAAGATACTAATAATATTGTTTTAGAGATACTAAATTTAATAAGTCATAATAATTTATTTTTAGTTGGAGATATATATCAATCAATATACAGTTTCCAAGGTTCAAGTTTTGAAAAGTCGTTAACACTATTAGAAGATTTTGACGTGATCCAGTTGGATATAAATTACAGAAGCAGTAAAAATATAGTTGATTTTTCCAATAAATTTATTGATACAAATATGAAAGAGAAGTCGAATAAAATCAATGCAGTTAAAGAGAGCGGTTTAGTGGCGAATAAAAATATTAGTGTAATTGAGAATATTAGTGATTTTACAATTCCAGAACTAATTTATAGGAGTGGCAGAGAACTTAATGAAATATGTGTTTTGGCAAGAAATAATAATCACATAAAAGAGATTAAAGAGCAGTTCAATAAATGGAAAGTTCCATACAAATATAAGAATGAAAGAGAATTTGAATATTTTTTAGATGCAATCTTATTAATGTTTGCTGCTGGATACGAATTAAACGATATATATTTTAATAGATTTAGACTTACTGGCGACTATACAGCTCATAATATATTGGATATTTTAAGAGTAATTGAAATGATTATGAATAAAATGAATATAGTTGCTTATTTCTCAAATAGAGGACTTGAAGAAGATATGCAAGAGAAGTTTAAAAAGTGGAGCGATAAACAATTACAAGTTTTTAGTTCTGACAATAACTTAAATATTTATCTTGAAACACTTGAAAATAAGCTTGATTATTTTTTAGATAATGAATTATATATTGAAAAAAATGGTGTTAATATTATGACAATACATAAGTCAAAAGGTTTAGAATGGAATACTGTTATTTTATATAATCAAGAAGATGGCATATTCCCAATCAATAGAGAAGTTGAAGAGGAAAAAAGACTTTATTATGTGGCAATAACACGAGCAAAAGAAAATCTTATAATCACAAGTAAGCATAAAATTAATAGTTTTACAAGTGCTTTAATCAATGCTGGTTATATAGATAAAATATTTATTACTAAGCAAAAAAAATATGAACTTGATTTTGCGAGTTCTCACAGTGATATAATAAAATTTACGAACCGTAATGATTTAAAAATAGATTTTATACATTTAGATTTTGCAGAGTATGAGAAAAATTATAAATCAACCAGAAGAGCTGATATTATTGAAGATACTATTAGAAGCTATAACGAACACAAGCAGAGAAATATTGTTGATAATATTAATGCTATCACGATTGAAGATTTAGAAATAATGCTTTTGGATTTAGACAGCTTCAAACAAGAACACGGGATTGATAATCTTGACCTTAAATATGCAGTCGAAAATATTGATACTGCAAGAAGTCTATTTTTTGAGAAAGGAAAAATAAACAGTGATTATATTAACAATGACTTCACGGATATAGTTCATAAAATTATCAATTATCGCAATTGGGTGAGCGAAGAAAATATCAATGATATTTGGTTTGAAGAGAAACAAATTAAAATGTTTAAATCTATCGTAAAATTTGTAGTATCTAAAAAATATACTGATTTAACCAAGGATAGAGCTAAAAAATATATTCAAAAGAGAAGTGAGAATATTTATAATAAAGCTAAAAATTCCAAGTTAAACAGCTATCAAGATTTTGTGAATGATATGCTTAATCAATATTATACTAAGTCAAACGAGCAAAAGAGCTTTTTTACCCATAATGTCTTAGGAATGCATAATATCAATACCAATCTTCCAATGATTGATTTAACCAATAATAGATACGATAAATTAAAAGGCTCTGTTCTTGAAGATTTTAGTATAGATGCCAATGGATATTCATACAATAGAGAGATTTTAAAAGGGAGCTTTTTAAATCAAAACAAAACTATACAAGCACAGAAAAGATGGGCGAAATTAAAATATTTAGAATTTGCATATAGTGATAAAAGAGCTTTTTTCCTAACATTCACAAATAAAAGCATTTGGCATAAATGGAAAACTAAATATAAATCATTGAAAGAAGATCGCAAATACGGAGACAGTTCTATTTTAAAAGATAATGAGAACTTTGTAATGCAAGGCAATAATCTTCAAGAACATTTTATTAACTCAGCAAAAGAGATCAATAAAATTTGGACTTATTTTTATCAAATACTAAAAGCTGATATACAAAACTATAAGAAAAAAAATAAGCTTGAAGAGGAATTTGAAGTTGGTTTTTTTAGACAATTAGAAGCACATAAGAACCTTACAAGCCACGGACATATACTATTATTTGTCGATGAAGCAGTTAAAGGTGTTGTTAAAAATTCTATGTATAAAACTATTCAAGAATTTGGACTAAATGGTAAATTTCAAGATTTACAAGAGATTAAAAATCAAAGTGATGTTGAACCACTAAGTGAAGAAGAAACCACTAAATTAATTGAAGAACTAATGATTTTAAACGGTAAATTAGAAACTCAAACTAATAAAAAAAATCTTAAAGGTATCAAGACAAAAATTAAAAATATTAACAAAAGATTGAATAATAATTTTTCAATGCCATCAAGTTATATTGGGAAATATATGCTAAAAAATGCGTTTAAAAATGAGGAAGACGACCTATTGAATAGTAAAACATTAGAGTTCTTCAATGCCTGGGAAAGTATGATTGGTAACAAAGTGAAAATTACTGGTATGAGTAATTATAAGCACACTACACAAAAACATATTGATATTATGTATGGTTGGTTTCAAGAAAATGCACCAGAGGCGATTAGAGCAGTCAAGAGAACTGGAAAGCCTTTATACTATTGGTTGGAAAAACAAGAAATTAACGGTAATTTTACTTTTGGTTATGAAAGACAAATTAAAGAGAATTTTAAAAATTCTGATTTTATTAAAGACGTTGAATTAATTTTCAGTATGCTTAAAACTAACGAACTCACAATTAAAGAATTACAAAGTAGATTAGAGGAGAGTAATTTTAATATTAAAGATATTGAAAACGATATTTTACAAATGAAATTTCGAGAAATTATAAAAGACAGAACTGAAAATGAAAATTTTTTGTGGGAGTTGGCGACAAACTTTGTTTTAGGCAATCAAGAGAAGAGCAAATATATTAATATTCATACAAATAAAAAACTAATTAATGCAATAGTAGCTGATAAATTAATTTGTAAATATGAAAAAACAGCTTATGTAAAAGGGATAGAAGCTTATAGAGAAAAAATGAATAATCCACATATATCTTTTGCTCCAAGAGAATGGAGTTTTAAATGGACCTCATTTAATGGAAAATGGAATTTAAAAAGTGAAGTTTATTTTAATACACCAAATAGAAAGAGTTTAATATATGTAGAAGATATGTATATTAAAGGTTGGATTACGGCAAATGAGATTGTATCTAACAGCGAATTTGATACATACAGCTTTTTAAAAAATAGAATGGATAAGATAAAACACTATGATAATTATGCTCCAAATGTTGATGAGGCTATGAATAATTCTTTTAAAGAAGAGATTGATATATTTGAATTAATGCGTGAAAATAGGTTAATAGCCTAA
- a CDS encoding tyrosine-type recombinase/integrase, translating into MDFNTLQIGAITSVGQGISIKKLNTGKFSYSATYRDNNSKAKRKVLMTKDKHINKHITEALVLMDKFKSSLHGVNIPIEKEEKEIIIDNSSNTIENDLTTNYLTLNELAALFFESKKTDMTIMLKQKYNYLKKEKEFQENRVVQTKLYNLHKEVLKYNKNIRDSELASIPVNKILKSDILKYTKSYLPTKNLAEKSTYDLITKIKSIINYAIRNQIIDIKNPFQNTIFKNPKKVRENSLSIEEIKLLLETCKAHTKNPNVYLSVYLAVLTAGRSNTILNIRKKDIDIDKKEITLNNFKTNSKRYRIALNDEAVNWLETKVLVNYENDEYLIRPIDPRRRRTPPQPLTVVPKTVYTIMDKLFNKNLNKQNNQDRDLVINFHSIRRSIATSLAEQGASIYNIMVLLNHSSVKQTQDYLNLSNKNLANDTNTLNSNIFNNFGNANSVIPY; encoded by the coding sequence ATGGATTTTAACACATTGCAAATTGGGGCTATAACTTCGGTTGGACAAGGAATATCTATTAAAAAATTAAATACTGGAAAGTTTTCTTATTCAGCTACTTATCGTGATAATAACAGTAAAGCTAAACGAAAAGTTTTAATGACAAAAGATAAGCATATAAATAAGCACATTACAGAGGCTCTTGTTTTAATGGATAAGTTTAAATCAAGCTTACACGGTGTAAATATACCAATAGAAAAAGAAGAAAAAGAAATTATTATAGATAATTCTTCAAATACAATTGAAAACGATTTAACTACAAATTACTTAACATTAAATGAATTAGCCGCCTTATTCTTTGAAAGTAAAAAAACAGATATGACTATAATGTTGAAACAAAAATACAATTATTTAAAAAAAGAAAAAGAATTTCAAGAAAATAGAGTAGTTCAAACTAAGTTGTATAATTTACATAAAGAAGTATTAAAATATAACAAAAATATAAGAGACAGTGAGTTAGCTTCAATTCCTGTGAATAAGATATTAAAATCAGATATATTAAAATATACTAAGAGCTATTTACCTACTAAGAACTTAGCTGAAAAATCTACTTATGACCTTATAACTAAAATAAAAAGTATAATCAACTATGCTATAAGAAATCAAATCATAGATATTAAAAACCCATTTCAAAATACTATTTTTAAAAATCCAAAAAAAGTCAGAGAAAATTCACTCTCAATAGAAGAAATTAAATTATTATTAGAAACTTGTAAAGCACACACAAAAAATCCCAATGTTTATCTATCAGTATATCTCGCTGTATTAACTGCTGGTCGTTCTAACACTATATTAAACATTAGAAAAAAAGATATTGACATAGATAAAAAAGAAATTACTCTAAATAATTTCAAAACAAATTCAAAAAGATATAGAATAGCATTAAATGACGAGGCTGTAAATTGGTTAGAAACCAAGGTTTTAGTAAATTATGAAAATGATGAATATTTAATTCGACCTATTGATCCAAGGAGAAGGAGAACCCCTCCACAACCACTAACGGTAGTTCCTAAAACTGTCTATACTATAATGGATAAATTATTTAATAAAAACTTAAACAAGCAGAATAATCAAGATAGGGATTTAGTTATCAACTTTCATTCAATCCGTAGGTCAATAGCAACTTCATTAGCTGAACAAGGAGCATCAATATACAATATTATGGTTTTATTAAATCATAGTAGTGTTAAACAAACGCAAGATTATCTTAATCTCTCAAATAAAAATCTTGCTAATGATACAAATACATTAAACAGTAATATATTTAATAATTTTGGGAATGCAAATTCTGTTATACCATATTAG